From a region of the Pseudanabaena sp. ABRG5-3 genome:
- a CDS encoding M20 metallopeptidase family protein, giving the protein MTFATTTSPTHTNFQIRKDILEMQPSLVQWRRDFHRFPELGFQERRTSTAIAEKLTAWGIPHQTGIAQTGIVATITGKKKGNGKVLAIRADMDALPIQEENIISYRSQIDNMMHACGHDGHTAIALGIAKYLWEHRADFSGTVKVIFQPAEEGPGGAKPMIEAGVLENPKVDALIGLHLWNNLPLGTVGVRSGALMAATEYFHCKIIGRGGHGALPQQTIDSILVAAQVVNSLHSIVSRNVSPLESAVISIGEFHAGSAVNVIADSARISGTVRYFNPEVGEKLAVRLEEVIAGICAAHGAKYDLQYHKLYPAVINDYAIAELVRSVAETVIETPEGIVPECQTMGGEDVSFFLEAVPGCYFFLGSANSDKGLAYPHHHPRFNFDEIALATGVEIFARCVERFM; this is encoded by the coding sequence ATGACCTTTGCCACTACTACCTCACCTACCCATACCAATTTCCAGATTCGGAAAGATATCCTCGAAATGCAGCCTAGCCTCGTCCAATGGCGTAGAGACTTTCATCGTTTCCCCGAATTAGGCTTTCAAGAACGACGCACATCAACTGCGATCGCTGAAAAATTAACGGCATGGGGCATACCCCACCAAACAGGCATCGCGCAAACAGGGATCGTTGCTACGATTACGGGCAAAAAAAAGGGAAATGGCAAAGTTCTCGCCATCCGAGCTGATATGGATGCTTTGCCAATTCAGGAAGAAAATATCATCAGTTACCGCTCTCAAATTGATAATATGATGCACGCCTGTGGTCATGATGGACATACAGCGATCGCCTTGGGTATTGCCAAATATCTCTGGGAACATCGCGCCGACTTTAGCGGTACGGTAAAAGTTATTTTCCAGCCTGCCGAGGAGGGGCCTGGGGGCGCAAAACCGATGATCGAGGCAGGAGTATTAGAGAATCCCAAGGTTGATGCCTTGATTGGTTTACATCTGTGGAATAATCTGCCCCTTGGTACAGTCGGTGTGCGAAGTGGAGCCTTGATGGCAGCTACCGAATATTTCCATTGCAAAATTATTGGACGTGGCGGACATGGTGCGCTTCCCCAACAAACAATTGATTCCATTTTAGTTGCTGCCCAAGTCGTCAATAGCCTGCATAGTATTGTTTCCCGCAATGTCAGTCCCCTTGAATCGGCGGTAATTAGTATTGGTGAGTTTCATGCGGGTTCGGCGGTAAATGTAATTGCTGATTCCGCCAGAATTAGTGGTACAGTGCGCTATTTTAATCCTGAAGTGGGTGAAAAGCTAGCAGTTCGATTAGAAGAGGTAATCGCAGGGATATGTGCAGCTCACGGGGCAAAATATGATCTGCAATATCACAAGCTCTATCCCGCGGTAATTAATGATTATGCGATCGCAGAATTAGTTCGCTCTGTCGCTGAAACGGTAATTGAAACTCCCGAAGGTATCGTTCCCGAATGCCAAACAATGGGTGGAGAGGATGTATCTTTCTTTTTGGAAGCTGTCCCCGGTTGCTATTTCTTCCTTGGTTCTGCCAATTCAGATAAGGGGTTAGCCTATCCGCACCATCATCCTCGGTTTAATTTTGATGAAATCGCTCTAGCTACAGGTGTGGAGATATTTGCCCGTTGTGTCGAGCGATTTATGTAA
- a CDS encoding lipase family protein, with protein sequence MNNKLSQIIPSVKPTALNLQTRPFAPLATQEEESVSQGQNKSLPEKLTFSENILEKLINTPKSESATPVQRRPENRFRAKMTVQAKLTQNQPVQLQEDVKEEKIQEERVEDTEFSNLEPLVQNERYIGISHIQRELVDENAASKVDSLDVVYELIAHKLAYKGIDGIPAEMGQWLDNQGYQRNWLGTVQGSGLFCGLIMPKEGSDKKPVLAFKGTDFGKTGDALADADPVAVGFTAFKLKQEQIQGLISQAGGKVVVTGHSLGGALAQHAASAFTGNISKVVTFQAPGISQEQVRQFNNNVNDMEEDERPEVVHHLATGDIVDLAGGKHIGGSGLYAGKGNAEFFLHNLESSGPNNHTKFLLQDEAFKEQQEQAGIDDEAREQVGLRDSQIGVNQKVGQYDDNPFASNQFIFERGREMAAPGAALLLGGKEVAQGGMGLAKEGLGNWRQGGAWNRTKGVGKMIGGGIGTVAGGVGAVAGGVGAVAGGVTGALGGAIAVGAYETGKGAIEGLSTGAKMGSSAGRALMSGGSGLAEEGMKNWKQGGVWNKTKGVGKMIGGGLGALAGGVTAGVGGLAGGALGGVGGAITGIPKALWKRGKRK encoded by the coding sequence ATGAATAATAAGTTATCGCAGATAATACCTTCAGTAAAGCCTACAGCTCTTAATCTACAAACTAGACCATTTGCTCCACTCGCAACGCAAGAGGAAGAATCTGTTTCCCAAGGACAGAACAAATCACTACCAGAGAAATTAACATTTTCTGAGAATATATTAGAGAAACTAATCAATACGCCAAAGTCCGAATCGGCTACGCCAGTTCAAAGAAGACCAGAGAATCGGTTCAGAGCGAAAATGACAGTTCAGGCAAAACTGACTCAAAATCAACCAGTTCAACTTCAAGAGGATGTAAAAGAAGAAAAGATTCAAGAAGAACGGGTGGAAGACACAGAATTCTCAAATTTGGAACCGTTAGTTCAGAATGAGCGATATATTGGTATTTCCCATATTCAGAGGGAACTAGTCGATGAAAATGCTGCAAGCAAGGTTGACAGCTTAGATGTTGTTTATGAATTGATTGCTCATAAGCTAGCCTATAAAGGTATAGATGGGATACCAGCAGAAATGGGGCAGTGGCTAGATAATCAAGGCTATCAAAGGAATTGGCTCGGCACAGTCCAAGGTTCGGGTTTATTTTGTGGACTAATCATGCCCAAAGAGGGTTCTGACAAGAAACCTGTTTTAGCTTTCAAAGGAACTGATTTTGGTAAAACAGGTGATGCGCTAGCTGATGCCGATCCAGTTGCAGTTGGTTTTACAGCTTTTAAGTTAAAACAAGAGCAAATTCAAGGATTAATTAGTCAAGCTGGGGGAAAGGTAGTAGTGACTGGGCATAGTTTAGGAGGCGCATTAGCCCAACATGCTGCTTCTGCTTTTACAGGTAACATCAGTAAAGTAGTCACCTTTCAAGCTCCTGGAATTAGTCAAGAACAAGTTAGACAATTTAATAACAATGTTAATGATATGGAAGAAGATGAGAGACCAGAAGTTGTGCATCATCTTGCCACAGGTGACATAGTGGATCTTGCAGGTGGTAAACATATTGGCGGATCGGGTTTATATGCAGGGAAAGGAAATGCTGAATTCTTTCTACATAACTTAGAGAGTAGTGGTCCAAATAATCACACTAAATTCTTGCTCCAAGATGAAGCATTCAAAGAACAACAAGAGCAAGCAGGCATCGACGATGAAGCCCGTGAGCAAGTTGGTTTAAGGGATAGCCAGATTGGGGTAAATCAAAAAGTTGGACAGTATGATGATAATCCTTTTGCAAGCAATCAATTCATTTTTGAACGTGGAAGAGAAATGGCTGCACCAGGAGCAGCATTACTACTCGGAGGGAAAGAAGTGGCTCAAGGAGGAATGGGACTTGCTAAAGAAGGACTTGGAAATTGGAGGCAGGGAGGAGCATGGAATAGAACTAAAGGTGTTGGCAAAATGATTGGTGGTGGTATCGGTACTGTCGCTGGTGGGGTCGGCGCAGTTGCTGGTGGGGTCGGTGCAGTCGCTGGTGGTGTGACTGGAGCATTAGGTGGAGCGATCGCAGTAGGTGCATACGAAACAGGTAAGGGTGCGATCGAAGGTTTGTCTACTGGCGCTAAGATGGGTAGCTCTGCGGGGCGGGCCTTAATGAGTGGTGGGTCTGGGCTAGCAGAGGAAGGAATGAAAAATTGGAAACAGGGAGGAGTTTGGAATAAAACTAAAGGCGTTGGCAAAATGATCGGTGGCGGTTTAGGCGCATTAGCAGGTGGTGTGACTGCTGGTGTCGGCGGTCTAGCTGGTGGGGCTTTAGGAGGCGTTGGTGGCGCTATTACAGGAATACCAAAAGCTCTGTGGAAGCGAGGTAAGAGAAAGTAG
- a CDS encoding LysR family transcriptional regulator, protein MNFSLSQIDLNLLVVFDALMRDRHVTRAGERIGLSQPATSNALARLRHLTKDELFIRAKSGLQPTPVAIALAKQIQPALQQIQSALASDIVFEPMTSDRVFAIGMTDYVEFVLLPPLLEKLEQVAPNLKIQVRTGDRQQLFDLLDNGKVDLICGVFPEQIPWHQEQFLFQERFVCVCRQDHSSIQDSLSLEEYLTTSHLLISIKEDMVGKVDDTLAIQGLSRNIRLSIPHFLVAPSIIARTDLITTLAERVAIAFAKDLNLKVFPCPLEIDGFFVVMRWHQSTANQSTHKWLRQLFSEIAVLTNTISGNL, encoded by the coding sequence ATGAATTTTAGTCTAAGTCAAATCGATCTCAATCTGTTGGTGGTGTTTGATGCACTCATGCGCGATCGCCATGTCACCCGCGCTGGTGAACGCATTGGCTTGAGCCAACCTGCGACGAGTAACGCTCTAGCGAGATTGCGACATTTGACTAAAGATGAATTGTTCATTAGGGCAAAATCGGGACTGCAACCCACTCCCGTAGCGATCGCCTTAGCAAAACAGATTCAGCCAGCATTACAACAAATTCAGTCAGCCCTAGCTTCCGATATAGTTTTTGAGCCAATGACTAGCGATCGCGTATTTGCGATCGGTATGACTGACTATGTGGAATTTGTGCTGTTACCACCATTGTTAGAGAAATTAGAACAGGTTGCTCCCAATCTGAAAATTCAAGTGCGAACAGGCGATCGGCAACAACTTTTTGATTTGTTAGATAATGGCAAAGTCGATCTCATCTGTGGTGTATTTCCTGAACAGATCCCTTGGCATCAAGAACAGTTCCTTTTCCAAGAGCGATTTGTCTGTGTCTGTCGTCAAGACCATTCCTCAATTCAAGATTCTCTATCGTTAGAAGAATATCTCACAACTTCCCATCTACTGATTTCGATTAAAGAAGATATGGTTGGGAAAGTTGATGATACCCTTGCCATCCAAGGACTCAGCCGTAATATTAGGCTTTCTATTCCTCATTTTTTGGTTGCGCCTTCTATCATTGCGCGTACAGACTTGATTACTACGCTCGCAGAACGAGTTGCGATCGCTTTTGCTAAGGACTTGAACCTCAAGGTTTTTCCTTGCCCCTTAGAAATTGATGGCTTTTTCGTAGTCATGCGCTGGCATCAAAGCACAGCCAATCAAAGCACCCATAAATGGCTACGCCAGCTTTTCAGCGAAATTGCTGTTCTGACAAATACAATTAGTGGAAACCTATAG
- a CDS encoding NADPH-dependent F420 reductase, which translates to MRSNRMKIAFIGTGNVGAPLADRLQKLGHQVFIAARNPQSKSVLEATSRNSELIVKSPLEAVQEAEIVFLATPFNEIEIALTPMKSLLDGKILVDCTNPVGANLSHGLQSQISGSETVQEFVPNAYVVKAFTIYGFENFEDSTYAGYGDIKPAMLIAGNDQSAKEKVSSLCSQLGWEPVDTGKLSMSLHLEHMTLLWIQMARVQGKGSGFVWAMLQR; encoded by the coding sequence ATTAGGAGTAACCGTATGAAAATTGCGTTTATTGGCACTGGCAATGTCGGCGCACCCCTCGCCGATCGCTTACAAAAACTCGGTCATCAAGTCTTCATCGCCGCCCGCAATCCGCAATCTAAGTCAGTTCTAGAAGCTACCAGCCGCAATTCTGAACTGATTGTCAAATCTCCGCTCGAAGCTGTCCAAGAAGCAGAAATTGTGTTTTTAGCAACTCCTTTTAATGAGATCGAGATTGCCCTTACTCCTATGAAATCGTTACTGGATGGCAAAATTTTAGTAGATTGCACTAATCCCGTTGGCGCAAATCTATCGCATGGCCTGCAAAGTCAAATTTCTGGCAGTGAAACCGTTCAAGAATTTGTCCCTAATGCCTATGTAGTGAAAGCCTTTACTATTTATGGTTTCGAGAACTTTGAAGATAGTACCTATGCTGGCTATGGTGATATCAAACCTGCGATGCTAATAGCTGGTAATGATCAATCTGCCAAAGAAAAGGTAAGTTCTCTCTGTTCCCAATTAGGATGGGAACCAGTGGATACAGGTAAATTATCCATGAGCTTACATCTAGAGCATATGACTTTGCTATGGATTCAGATGGCGAGAGTTCAAGGCAAAGGCTCAGGTTTTGTTTGGGCAATGTTACAGCGCTAG
- a CDS encoding bifunctional helix-turn-helix domain-containing protein/methylated-DNA--[protein]-cysteine S-methyltransferase yields MDKFLDENMGDRATYELMAKAIAFIRQNHRQQPDLAAIAQHVHLSEYHFQRLFTKWAGISPKRFLQYLTVEYAKSKIAETKNLLELTGDVGLSSSGRLHDLFVNIEAMSPQEFKTGGKGLQICYGIHETMFGDCLIATTERGICNLYFLDGMDNQAAALMLQEEWSNAEIICDRQITQPICDRLFSHLPNLNTAKQPPLTLYVKGTNFQIQVWRALLRIPFGGITTYQGLGRSLGRPNAARAIGNAVGSNPISFLIPCHRVIRESGELGGYRWGLERKTAILGWEASHN; encoded by the coding sequence ATGGACAAATTTCTAGATGAGAATATGGGTGATCGCGCAACCTATGAACTGATGGCAAAAGCGATCGCCTTTATTCGTCAGAACCATCGGCAACAGCCAGACCTCGCCGCGATCGCGCAACATGTACATCTGAGCGAATATCACTTTCAGCGCTTGTTTACCAAATGGGCAGGGATTAGCCCAAAAAGATTTTTGCAATATCTAACCGTGGAATATGCTAAGTCCAAAATTGCAGAAACAAAAAACTTATTAGAACTGACGGGAGATGTCGGTTTATCTAGTTCAGGACGATTGCATGACCTATTTGTGAACATCGAAGCAATGTCACCGCAAGAGTTTAAGACTGGTGGTAAAGGTTTGCAGATTTGCTATGGCATCCATGAAACCATGTTTGGGGATTGCCTGATTGCCACGACAGAGCGAGGTATTTGTAATTTGTATTTTCTGGATGGAATGGATAATCAAGCTGCCGCATTAATGCTGCAAGAGGAATGGTCAAACGCCGAGATTATTTGCGATCGCCAAATTACTCAACCAATTTGCGATCGCCTATTTAGCCATCTTCCTAATTTGAATACCGCGAAGCAACCACCCCTCACGCTCTACGTCAAAGGCACTAACTTCCAAATTCAAGTCTGGCGAGCGCTGCTGCGGATACCCTTTGGCGGGATTACGACTTATCAGGGCTTAGGGCGATCGCTAGGTCGTCCCAATGCCGCGAGAGCGATTGGGAATGCTGTTGGTAGCAATCCCATTAGTTTCCTGATTCCCTGTCATCGTGTGATTAGGGAGTCTGGCGAGTTAGGTGGCTATCGTTGGGGATTAGAGCGCAAAACGGCAATATTAGGATGGGAGGCTAGTCATAACTAG
- the glnT gene encoding type III glutamate--ammonia ligase translates to MTKALSEIAQEKGIRYFLISFTDLFGVQRAKLVPTAAIDSMEANGAGFAGFATWLDMTPADPDLFAIPDRNSLFPLPWQPEIGWMPADLYMNGEPVKQAPRYVLKQALSQAEALGYRVKTGVECEYFLLSADGTDISDLSDRASKPCYDQQALMRRFDIIAEICDAMLAMGWGAYQNDHEDANGQFEMNWTYADALVTADRHAFFKYMVKAIAEKHGFRATFMPKPFPHLTGNGCHTHLSIWDLEGNTNLFDDAKGELGLSPLAYQFIGGVLHSAESVCAFTNPTVNSYKRINAPVTNSGATWSPNTISYTGNNRTHMIRIPEAGRFEFRLADGAANPYLLPAALIASGLDGIKHQREAGQRYDNNSYTDPLPLGTVKQLPANLLDALRCLQANTILPDALGSEFVQSYIKLKQREWNDYSTRISPWELEHTLDC, encoded by the coding sequence ATGACTAAGGCTCTATCGGAAATTGCTCAAGAAAAAGGGATACGTTACTTTCTCATTTCCTTCACTGACCTCTTTGGCGTGCAACGCGCTAAATTAGTGCCAACCGCAGCGATCGACTCGATGGAAGCCAACGGCGCAGGATTTGCAGGATTCGCCACATGGCTGGACATGACACCCGCCGATCCTGACCTCTTCGCTATTCCCGATCGCAATAGTCTCTTTCCCTTACCTTGGCAACCTGAAATTGGCTGGATGCCCGCCGATCTCTACATGAATGGCGAACCCGTCAAACAAGCCCCACGCTATGTTCTCAAGCAAGCCCTGAGTCAAGCTGAAGCCCTCGGCTATCGTGTCAAAACTGGTGTGGAATGCGAGTATTTTCTACTCTCTGCTGATGGTACGGATATTTCTGATTTAAGCGATCGCGCAAGTAAGCCCTGCTACGACCAACAAGCCCTGATGCGCCGCTTCGATATCATTGCCGAAATCTGTGATGCGATGTTAGCAATGGGTTGGGGAGCCTATCAGAACGATCATGAAGATGCTAATGGTCAATTCGAGATGAACTGGACTTATGCCGATGCCTTGGTCACGGCCGATCGCCATGCCTTTTTTAAATATATGGTCAAAGCGATCGCCGAAAAGCACGGCTTCCGCGCCACCTTTATGCCAAAACCATTCCCTCATTTGACTGGCAACGGCTGTCATACCCATCTCTCCATTTGGGATTTAGAAGGAAATACAAATCTCTTTGATGACGCAAAAGGAGAACTAGGTTTATCGCCCCTAGCCTATCAATTTATCGGCGGCGTATTGCATTCCGCCGAATCCGTTTGCGCCTTCACCAATCCCACTGTCAATTCCTACAAGCGGATTAATGCGCCTGTCACCAATTCTGGTGCAACATGGTCGCCCAATACGATCAGCTACACAGGCAACAATCGCACCCACATGATCCGCATTCCCGAAGCAGGTCGTTTTGAGTTCCGCCTCGCCGATGGAGCCGCGAATCCTTATCTTCTTCCTGCTGCGCTGATCGCCAGTGGTCTTGATGGCATCAAACACCAACGCGAAGCAGGTCAACGTTATGACAATAATTCCTACACCGATCCGCTTCCCTTGGGTACGGTGAAACAATTGCCAGCTAATCTTTTAGATGCGCTGCGATGTTTGCAAGCGAATACGATTTTGCCAGATGCGTTAGGTTCAGAATTCGTCCAATCCTATATCAAGTTAAAGCAACGTGAATGGAATGATTACAGTACTCGCATTAGTCCTTGGGAATTGGAACATACTCTAGATTGCTAA
- a CDS encoding lecithin retinol acyltransferase family protein: MFEVGAILSVELFAHTRHFFVYVGDGKIVEWGPWDGMSWIGGKGHVFTKELFKSGSDYKWLGSDGELKEITLEQRTGASEYLINQRIRDMTTGIDYHLGHRNCEHFAYYVTGYTGYSKQSVSHMFTDHDPFTSNSMIQNFRELKDELLRSSHCGVVGLSRGDFKDSTLVGKLNDGHYVYHYSHPLGGQHLYVTTIPKSENFEASYDSVLLAYYGAFIGRGEILSIVRKVRGC; this comes from the coding sequence ATGTTTGAAGTCGGAGCTATTTTGTCAGTTGAGTTATTTGCTCATACTCGACATTTCTTTGTTTATGTAGGCGATGGGAAAATAGTAGAGTGGGGACCTTGGGATGGAATGTCTTGGATAGGTGGGAAAGGTCATGTTTTTACAAAAGAACTGTTTAAATCTGGTTCAGATTATAAATGGCTAGGTAGTGATGGAGAATTAAAAGAAATTACTCTAGAACAGCGCACAGGAGCTAGTGAGTATTTGATTAATCAGAGAATTAGAGATATGACTACAGGGATTGACTATCATTTAGGACATCGAAATTGTGAACATTTTGCTTATTATGTTACTGGATATACAGGTTATTCTAAGCAAAGTGTTTCTCATATGTTTACTGATCACGATCCATTTACAAGTAATTCTATGATTCAGAACTTCCGTGAACTAAAAGATGAGCTTTTGAGGTCTAGTCATTGTGGAGTGGTTGGTTTATCTAGGGGAGACTTTAAAGATTCTACGCTTGTTGGCAAACTCAATGATGGTCATTATGTTTATCACTATAGTCATCCTTTAGGAGGTCAACACCTTTATGTAACCACTATTCCTAAATCTGAAAATTTTGAAGCTAGTTACGATTCAGTTTTGTTAGCATATTATGGTGCATTCATAGGGAGAGGGGAGATTCTAAGTATTGTTAGGAAAGTGAGGGGATGCTAA
- a CDS encoding DUF3782 domain-containing protein: protein MSQRPVTIDDIFELFRESERQRKEQQREFEQSLQRSLQEYKQTSEQEMAELKKIVAQTNKQVGGITSRWGEFVENLVRPAAVRMFREKGIEVHFTALRVEAQDENGSIEIDVLAENTNEVVAIEVKSHLEVRDVKRFLITLDRFKQALPKYQSYKLYGAIAGIKVDERADEYATQEGLFLIKPSGDTVAIVNERSFVAKTW from the coding sequence ATGTCTCAACGCCCTGTAACCATAGATGATATTTTCGAGTTGTTTCGTGAAAGTGAGCGCCAACGCAAAGAACAACAACGAGAGTTTGAGCAGTCTTTGCAAAGATCTCTGCAAGAATATAAACAGACCTCTGAGCAAGAAATGGCTGAACTCAAAAAAATTGTCGCACAGACAAATAAGCAAGTCGGTGGAATTACGAGTCGCTGGGGTGAATTTGTCGAAAATTTAGTTAGACCTGCGGCAGTGCGGATGTTTCGCGAGAAGGGGATTGAAGTGCATTTTACAGCCTTGCGAGTGGAAGCTCAGGATGAAAATGGTTCTATTGAAATTGATGTTCTCGCGGAAAATACTAATGAAGTAGTGGCGATTGAGGTTAAGTCTCATTTAGAAGTTCGTGATGTGAAGAGATTTTTAATCACTTTAGATCGTTTTAAACAGGCTCTGCCTAAATATCAAAGTTATAAGCTCTATGGCGCGATCGCTGGGATTAAGGTAGATGAGAGAGCCGATGAATATGCCACACAGGAAGGACTATTTCTGATTAAGCCTTCGGGGGATACGGTGGCGATAGTCAACGAGCGGAGTTTTGTGGCAAAAACTTGGTGA
- a CDS encoding Uma2 family endonuclease: MTTLLRISQIETLAGQSTVLHDIDWQQFESILQDLGGKRRSRIAYLNGVLEIALLLPEREKIKVLIRDFVQVLMDEMEIDFEGFGSTTFKRIDKLAGLEPDDCFYIQNNVAMRGIRKLDMTIDPPPDLAIEVDVTSKTKFDVYRILGVPELWLYDQSLKIYILRDGEYVESQLSPIFGDIPIRDVIPQFLEISLSEGHSKAMKAFRLWMQENLS, encoded by the coding sequence ATGACCACCCTATTACGAATCTCACAGATTGAAACCTTAGCAGGACAAAGTACAGTCCTCCATGATATCGACTGGCAACAATTTGAATCTATCCTCCAAGACCTTGGCGGCAAGCGCAGATCAAGAATTGCTTATTTAAACGGTGTATTAGAAATTGCTTTGCTCCTGCCTGAACGAGAAAAAATTAAAGTTTTGATTAGAGATTTTGTCCAAGTCCTGATGGACGAAATGGAAATCGATTTTGAAGGGTTTGGCTCCACGACTTTCAAGCGCATTGACAAACTCGCAGGACTAGAACCCGATGACTGCTTCTACATTCAAAACAATGTTGCTATGCGTGGTATCCGCAAACTAGACATGACCATCGATCCGCCACCCGATCTAGCAATCGAGGTAGATGTAACTTCCAAAACTAAGTTTGATGTTTACCGCATCCTTGGCGTACCTGAACTCTGGCTATACGATCAGAGCTTGAAAATTTATATTTTGCGTGATGGCGAGTATGTCGAATCACAGTTAAGTCCTATTTTTGGTGATATTCCTATCCGTGATGTCATACCGCAGTTTTTAGAGATCAGTCTTAGCGAAGGACACAGTAAAGCTATGAAGGCTTTT